In the Deinococcus ficus genome, one interval contains:
- a CDS encoding vWA domain-containing protein, with product MEAAEVLSGRLPEFVRQLREQHGFLVGPGETESALRALQAVDLRREAEVREALRAVLTGRREQGPVFDAAFRAFFHPAATAGTPPLPRLNAPPAPAARPAGNTAREGPPTRPGEDPDAAPTDAEAAGPVRPAGRPRPGDSLGDAIQAQTRRTLLSPNAAEGGEALVQGADLHELLGVAGRLVRAVPLGPSRRLRAQARGTRLEVRGTLRAAARMGGEATRLYWRGRPRRDPRFLVVLDGSRSMGEAAGRLLRFAQALALRGRVEVFVFSTGLHRLTPQLRRTPPGAPLRLPALGDAWGGGTRIGENLLRLTRDEQARVTPDTLVLVLSDGLDTGDPALLVRALRDLKRRSAGVVWLSPLAGTAGYRPVQVAVQAAWPHLRAFLPAGRVADLHALPGRLREAALRGRGG from the coding sequence ATGGAGGCTGCCGAGGTCCTCTCCGGGCGCCTGCCGGAATTCGTGCGGCAGCTGCGGGAACAGCACGGCTTCCTGGTGGGGCCGGGCGAGACGGAAAGCGCCCTGCGGGCCCTGCAGGCGGTGGACCTCCGCCGTGAGGCCGAGGTCCGGGAAGCGCTGCGGGCGGTGCTGACCGGCCGGCGCGAGCAGGGCCCGGTGTTCGACGCGGCGTTCCGGGCGTTCTTCCACCCGGCGGCCACGGCCGGGACCCCTCCCCTCCCCCGCCTGAACGCGCCCCCGGCCCCGGCGGCCCGCCCGGCCGGCAACACGGCGCGCGAGGGGCCGCCCACCCGCCCGGGCGAGGACCCGGACGCGGCACCTACCGACGCCGAGGCGGCCGGCCCGGTGCGCCCGGCGGGGCGGCCCCGGCCGGGCGACTCGCTGGGCGACGCCATCCAGGCGCAGACCCGCCGGACCCTGCTCAGCCCGAACGCGGCGGAGGGCGGCGAGGCGCTCGTGCAGGGCGCGGACCTGCACGAGCTGCTGGGCGTGGCGGGGCGGCTGGTGCGGGCGGTGCCGCTGGGCCCGTCGCGGCGGTTGCGGGCGCAGGCGCGCGGCACGCGGCTGGAGGTCCGGGGCACGCTGCGCGCCGCGGCCCGCATGGGGGGCGAGGCGACGCGGCTGTACTGGCGGGGCCGGCCGCGCCGGGACCCGCGGTTCCTGGTGGTGCTGGACGGCAGCCGCAGCATGGGCGAGGCGGCCGGGCGGCTGCTGCGCTTCGCTCAGGCGCTGGCGCTGCGCGGGCGGGTGGAGGTGTTCGTGTTCAGCACCGGCCTGCACCGCCTGACCCCGCAGCTGCGCCGGACGCCGCCGGGCGCGCCGCTGCGCCTGCCGGCGCTGGGGGACGCCTGGGGCGGGGGAACGCGCATCGGGGAGAACCTGCTGCGCCTGACGCGGGACGAGCAGGCGCGCGTCACGCCGGACACGCTGGTGCTGGTCCTGAGTGACGGGCTGGACACCGGCGACCCGGCGCTGCTGGTGCGGGCCCTGCGGGACCTGAAGCGCCGCAGTGCGGGCGTGGTGTGGCTCTCGCCGCTGGCAGGTACGGCCGGCTACCGGCCGGTGCAGGTGGCGGTGCAGGCGGCGTGGCCGCACCTGCGGGCGTTTCTGCCGGCGGGCCGCGTGGCGGACCTGCATGCGCTGCCCGGGCGGCTGCGGGAGGCGGCCCTCAGAGGTCGCGGCGGCTGA
- a CDS encoding ABC transporter ATP-binding protein: MNAIETRELRKVYGSRAVVDGLTLTVPEGEVFGFLGPNGAGKSTTVKMLLGLVLPTAGEVQVLGGRPADPQVRARLGFLPEQFRFQTWMTAEEFLTFHGRLAGLKAAELRARIPQVLETVGLGGRGRETLGGYSKGMLQRAGLAGAILAHPRLVFLDEPTSALDPIGRVEVREIIERLRAEGVAVFLNSHLLSEVEQVCDRVAFVKQGRVLEQGSMRDLMGGVLPVDLRVNRLPDGLLDTLRGLGEVRRVDTNPATHVDLEVWVAQASAIPALARAVFTAGAELHALTPRRPDLETMFLDLIEDTPEAARAPRPEVARA, translated from the coding sequence GTGAATGCCATCGAGACGCGGGAACTGCGCAAGGTGTACGGCTCTCGGGCCGTGGTGGACGGCCTGACCCTGACCGTCCCGGAAGGCGAGGTCTTCGGGTTCCTGGGACCCAACGGCGCCGGGAAAAGCACCACCGTGAAGATGCTCCTGGGGCTCGTGCTGCCCACGGCCGGCGAGGTGCAGGTCCTGGGCGGCCGGCCCGCCGACCCGCAGGTCCGCGCGCGCCTGGGCTTCCTGCCCGAGCAGTTCCGGTTCCAGACCTGGATGACCGCCGAGGAATTCCTGACATTCCACGGCCGGCTCGCCGGCCTGAAGGCCGCCGAACTGCGCGCCCGCATCCCGCAGGTGCTGGAGACCGTGGGCCTGGGCGGGCGCGGCCGGGAGACGCTGGGCGGGTACAGCAAGGGCATGCTGCAGCGCGCCGGGCTGGCCGGGGCGATCCTGGCCCACCCGCGCCTGGTGTTCCTGGACGAACCCACCAGCGCCCTGGACCCCATCGGCCGGGTCGAGGTGCGCGAGATCATCGAGCGGCTGCGCGCGGAGGGCGTGGCCGTGTTCCTGAACTCTCACCTGCTGTCCGAAGTGGAGCAGGTGTGTGACCGGGTGGCGTTCGTGAAACAGGGCCGGGTGCTGGAACAGGGCAGCATGCGCGACCTGATGGGCGGCGTGCTGCCCGTGGACCTGCGCGTGAACCGCCTCCCCGACGGCCTGCTGGACACCCTGCGCGGCCTGGGCGAGGTGCGGCGCGTGGACACCAACCCCGCCACGCACGTGGACCTGGAGGTGTGGGTGGCGCAGGCGTCCGCCATTCCCGCGCTGGCCCGCGCGGTGTTCACGGCCGGCGCGGAGCTGCACGCCCTCACGCCCCGCCGCCCGGACCTGGAAACCATGTTCCTGGACCTGATCGAGGACACTCCGGAAGCCGCCCGCGCGCCCCGCCCGGAGGTCGCCCGTGCGTAA
- a CDS encoding ABC transporter permease: MRNVLLVTELSLREAVRKRLVAVLLVLSALFIGFYLYGIFRMDASLDARAAEAGLNGRSANGSGNLPVMYAAMLGMYLVYFLASLMSVLSTVGAISGDIENGVMQSVIARPIRRSELVLGRWLGFLTVNVTYVALLSATLLGGVYAITGYLPPAPGAAVLLIALAVALLTALTVLGSTLFTTLAGGIGVFVLYGLGSAGGILSAIGQISANPTLTTLGRAANIAMPTNALWLGASYHLQPDLLLEIARRSQGANPFFGSDPMNPGLLAWAAVLTLVAVGGAAWRLSRRDL, translated from the coding sequence GTGCGTAACGTCCTGCTGGTCACGGAACTGTCCCTGCGCGAGGCCGTGCGCAAACGCCTGGTGGCGGTGCTGCTGGTCCTGAGCGCGCTGTTCATCGGGTTTTACCTGTACGGCATCTTCCGCATGGACGCGTCCCTGGACGCCCGCGCCGCCGAGGCCGGCCTGAACGGCCGCAGCGCCAACGGCAGCGGCAACCTGCCCGTCATGTACGCCGCGATGCTCGGCATGTACCTCGTGTACTTCCTGGCGTCCCTGATGAGCGTGCTCTCCACCGTCGGCGCGATCAGCGGCGACATCGAGAACGGCGTGATGCAGAGCGTCATCGCCCGGCCCATCCGCCGCAGCGAACTGGTCCTGGGCCGCTGGCTGGGCTTCCTCACCGTGAACGTCACGTACGTCGCGCTGCTCAGCGCCACGCTGCTGGGCGGCGTGTACGCCATCACCGGCTACCTGCCGCCGGCCCCGGGCGCCGCGGTGCTCCTGATCGCCCTGGCGGTCGCGCTGCTCACCGCCCTGACCGTGCTGGGCAGCACCCTGTTCACCACCCTGGCCGGCGGGATCGGCGTGTTCGTTCTGTACGGCCTCGGCTCGGCCGGCGGGATCCTCAGCGCCATCGGGCAGATCAGCGCCAACCCCACCCTCACCACCCTGGGCCGCGCCGCGAACATCGCCATGCCCACCAACGCCCTGTGGCTGGGGGCCAGCTACCACCTGCAACCCGACCTGCTGCTGGAAATCGCCCGCCGCTCCCAGGGCGCCAACCCCTTTTTCGGCAGTGACCCCATGAACCCCGGCCTGCTCGCCTGGGCGGCCGTCCTGACGCTGGTCGCGGTGGGCGGGGCCGCGTGGCGCCTCAGCCGCCGCGACCTCTGA